A segment of the Aptenodytes patagonicus chromosome 3, bAptPat1.pri.cur, whole genome shotgun sequence genome:
TGGGAGACTCATGAAACACATGACAGGAACGCGTCTCTGCAGGGTCCGGGCATGTGGGAGGGGAAGTGGCTTCATGCCCATCGCTGGTCCcatctccatcccatcccatcccatcccatcccatcatCAACCCCtatctgctccctgcctgctccaagGGTACCAGAAACCTCAAACTGCTGCTCCAAATAAAATGAAGCTTAATTCAAGCAGCTGTTTGCAGCAGCTCGGTATCCGATAGCCCCGGGGGCGaggggagctgggctttgctTCACCAGCTGCGTGAGTCTATCAAATAAAAGATTTTCTGTCTCCTTCCAAGCCTGTCTCACCACAAGCTGATGGATTAGTCACACATTAGCTATCTCCACTCCTTATTTCAAAAGCATTATAAAAGCTCATTAAGACGCAATTGCAAGTATTTTAAATTTGCCCAAGCTTCAAAATATTCATCTTGAAATGAAGCGGCTCCATGAGGTTTTTACGGGTGCGGAAAATAAGGGGATGCAAGAGGTTTGGCTGCTGGCGGAGCCGTTCCTCCGAGGAAAACTGGCTTTTCCAGCCATGAAGAGCAACCTCAACAGCTGCTGTGGCTCCTCCACCACCTCCATGAGGGTGCAAGAGCTGGAGGCAGCCCAAGGCCACTCACCAGGGACTTCTCCTCCTGCCGCAGCCACTGGTAGTCCTCCAccatctgcttctgctgcttgtcCAGGACCTGCCGCATCTTGAGCCTCTCAATTTCCCAGAGCTTCTGcgcctcctccctgctgctgggacGGAGGAAATCTTCCTCCTGGTGTGCAGAGCCGGCGGTGACCGGGGGGCTCAGGAgtcagagcccccccccccagttttggCACAGGAGCCAGAGCCTGCTCCGTGCATGCAAGCCATGCACCAGACCCCAACAGCTGTGAACCCCCAAACTGAATTTGGGGAGCACTTGGGTTTCCAGCAGGGagagaaaaccacccgctggcCCCAAATCTCCCACCGCCGCATCCCGGCACTTTCCAGCCCCGTCTGTGAGCCATGGGCAGCATGTACGGGCCGACTTGGGGAGCGGCTCATCGTGCTCACGGCACAGACGCACTCGGCACCGCGGCTGTGCCGGCACACTGGGCAGAGCACCCCAACACCCGGCTCTGATTTTGGGGCTGGAGTAACTGCGCTCAGGCTGCAAACCACCACTGGCATTTCAGGTGACAACGCCGAGAATGAGGAGCCGACCCAAAGCCCCGAGGAGTGGCAGCCACCCGTCCCCTGCTCGTTTTTGGGGATGCCGTGCTAGCCACTTGTCCACCAACATGCCTTCACCGGGATGTGCACGCAAACGTGCGTGGCGGGGGGGCTGGAGACACCCCGAAGCCCTTCATGGGCTCGATCCCTCCAGCCCGCAAACGGCACCCGTGGGGTGACAGGATTTGGCCCTCCCGCAGCCGGGTCGGGAGCAACATTGAGCTCaaagcagcagaggcagcagcacagagcgGAGCGTGGTACAGCTAGCATCCCTCCCACCGAGCCCTCGCCTCCTGTGAGGTCCCCGGCGTGCCCGGGACGAGGCCACCCGAGACCGGGATGTCCTCTGGATGCCGCGGGATGGGGGAAGCCCTCTCCTTACCCTCATGCTGTGGCGTTTGAAGACGTTGTGGCGGTTGAGCGgcggggtgtgcagggagttggCTGGAGACTGGTACTCGATGGGGCTGGTGAGCGTAGGCGAGCTGGCACACAGACCCTCGGGCACCTGCgggcgggccggggagggggcgggcagcggggcggcgcAGGCACAAAACAAGGccacgggggggggggttagTGCGGACAGATGGACGGACGGAGCAGACAACGCGGGGTAGAGCGGCTTTTGCACCAGGATCAGCCTCTGCCCTCGTGCCCGTCGGTGCAGCAGGCTCAGGACCTTCCTCCCTGCTCGGCTCTTCCTCGCCCTGAGCACGGGCTTGAGAcctcctgtgctgctgcctgaacccctgcccagccccaaaaGAGCACCCAAAATAGTTGCTCTTGAGGGCTTCACCCTGATGCTGCAGGGACCAGCACCGGCCCTTGCAGAGGGGGAGACCTGTGCTCCTGTCACGGGGCAGCCAAAATCAGCCCAGGTAACACCAGAGAGCAGCaaacctcctctcctcccagccgtGCATGCAAACCGGCCGGTGCCGAGCGTGCAGACTGCCCTTCCCTGGGGTGAAAGCCTCTCTGCCAGCTCCGAGGGACGGACAAAacgcagggcaggcagggcagggcagggctgagccctgagCGGTGCGGTGTCCTGCTGGCAAGGCGGCGGGAGGCGTTTGGTGGTGGCGTGGGGCACCTCGGAACCCCAAAAGCCACGAGCCCCTGAGACCTTGAGCTCCAGGCAGGGCTTTCCGGCATCAACCCCTTTGCTCAGGTCCCTGTGGGATGGTCCAGCCGTGCAACCTTACCTGGAACTGCAGCTTGGGAGCCAGGAGGTTGCTCTGGGGTGGTGGCTTGTACCTGGGTCtgctgggctgcggggagcggAGGAGGGAGAAATGCACGGTGAGTGCAAGATCGGGGAGGTCCCACTTCTGCAGCACCCATCAGCGGGTCGAGGCGGGGAGGTGAacctgcctgcactgcccgcacgGGCTCTGCCCTCTCCTCACCTTCGGAGGTGGCTCCTGGAAGGACGGCGGCTCCATGATTTTGGGAGGCCGGTGGCGGTtgttcctctcctgctccttgGCCAGCTCCTTCTCCATCAGGTAAATGTCACTGCAGGGGGAGACGGAGGGTGACAGCCCCAGGAGGGAGTATTGGCACATCTCCCATAGCCCAGAGCGTGGGGATGCTTGAGCTGGATGGGCCATGGAAAACGTGAGGGAGCAAGGAGGGAtgggaagagagaagggaaaggactGGGAGGACAGAGCATGGTCCTGGCCGGCCACACCAGCATCACCATGGCTGGCCCCAGTAAGATGTGGGGTCAGGACTCCCCTGCAAGACCCCTCCCTGGGaagcaaagtatttccatttCAGCCCAGGCACCGCCACCACCACCCTGGGGGCAGGTGAGCTCAAATGGTCTCAAATAGTCCTTTGAGTTTGGACTCAGCCAGAAAACTCCAGACCCAAAATCTTGCACGgcttcatttttctccttcaccCACTTGCCCACCCCTCCATCAAACCACGGGACCCCCCCAGCCCATCATCAGTCCCCCGCCTCCCCGCTCACCTCAAGTTGCAAACCAAGTCCTTGAACTTGGGCCTTTCGCTGGGGTCGTAGTCCCAGCAGCGCGTCATGAGGGTGTAGAGGACGGGGGGGCAGAGGTCGGGCTTGGGCAGGCGGTCACCCCTCTCCAGCACCCCAATCACGTCCTTGTTCTCCAGCCAGAAGAAGGGCTGCTTGCCGTAGCTCAGGATCTCCCACATGCACACAGCTGTGGGAGCAACATGAGCAACCTCAACTGATGCTAGAGCTGGGGGACCAGCCCCTCGCTTGGGTTTTTGGGGACCTGGTGACAGTGCCACGCTTTGCCGCGTGACACCAGGTCACTCGGCTGCTCGGCCTTTCTGGTCCCTGGGtggaaaatgcagaggaaagagCTGCCTGCTCTCCCGGGGAGCTGCAAGGAGCCCAGCTCCTggttgctgctggccaaagggcTGTTAGGGACGGACAGACGGTCAGATGAGCACCAGAGGCCATGGGGATGGGCTGAAAGGCAGGGAGATGGCTATTTGCAGGGTCTAGAATTTAACTCAGCCCCCTGACTGTCCTGAAttcactggaggaggaggaagcacttAATGATGGTTGAATTGCAAGAAGCTCTGCCCCAGGAGCCCTTTCCCCAAGGGCCAGGCCGGGATAACCGCCCCGCTCCGGAGCAGGATTTGTCCCCGTGCGTTCAGGTGATGCCATGGGAGGCAGACAATGCCCGGGACTCTGCTCCGGCCCCCTTCCACCACGCACCGAACATCCAGACGTCGCTGGCCGTCGTGAAGCGGCGGAAGTTGATGGACTCGGGTGACATCCACTTGATGGGGAGACGGGTGACGGACGCTGGAGGGAGAGACAGAGGGGGGCCGTGCTCACCGCAGGGGGGAtggagcagccccagcacaggcagggcagggcagcgagGTCTCACCAGGGTCTctgccccagccccttcccaccaccccgTCCTGCTCTTGCAGGGAGCCCCACTGGCTCTGCCATCCAGAGAAATCCCTGCTCCAACCTCACAGGGTTGGAGCGAGCCCCAGCCCCATCACGCAGCTCTTACCTTTATAGTACTCCTCGTCCTCGATGTACCTGGAGAGCCCGAAGTCTCCCAGCTTCACGCACTCTGGGGAGGCCACCAGGACGTTCCTCACGGCAATATCCCTGCAAGGAGAGAGACccttggctggggagaagggatggagaagggatggagaagggatggagaagggatggaaaagggatggagaaggagagCTCACACCCGGACAACCAGCTCACCCAGCTGCAAAAGGGGTCTGCAGCAAAGGATGCTgccagcctctgcctctgcccgctcctgctccccacctgcctGTCCCCCCACGGTCTCTGCCGTCCCCTGCCTCTCCCGGCATCCTGCCCGGCTCCTTTTCCCTCCTGCCCTACCTGTGCACGCAGTTGATGGCCTCCAGGTAGGCCAGGGCTTTGCTGATCTGCAGCGCGTAGAGGACGAGCGTGGGCACAGTGAGGCAGTGCTTGTTCTGCTCCAGGTATTGCCCCAGCTGCAATGGGACGAGCGAGGGGGGCTGAGCAGGGGCAGGAAGGGTGGCAGGGGGACGGGACGGGCTCCAGCAGTGGGACCCCGCTCACCTCTCCGTAGGGGTAAAGCTCCATGATGATCCAAGTGGGCTCCTCTTCCGCGATGCCAATGAGCTTCACGATATGGGGGTGGTCCAGCTTCTTCATCAGCACTGTGGGAAGACCACGTCAGACACTCTGCAATGGGGAGCCCCACCTCCAGGAGCCCAAACCCCTGTCCTGGGGTGTAGGGGCAGGTCTCTGCCATGAAGCCGGAGACAGAGCAGGAGGAATTGCCAGGGATAGCCTAGTACATCCCCAAAGGGGTTGGGGCTCCTGATTTCCAGCTCCCCAGGGATCTACATCCAGGTGGTGGCTGTCTGCTCTCATGCAAGGATTCAgcagcttttcttcccccccccccccccaagtagcCATCCCTTCcataaaacaagtattttggaGAACAGACGTGTCACAGGGGCGAGGGCACGGgacacctccctcctcctgctctgtccTGCATGGCAATGGCAATTTGTTCCCATGCCAGGGCAGGGTTCTGTCATCCTGTCTCTAACACCCCACCATTGCAACGCTGCAAACACTGCCAGGCCCCCCACATCTGTCCTCTGCCCGCCTATGtgagccccggggcagggctgagcaggctctgcaccccccctccccccccccccccaaagggcaGCAGGACCCTCCAGCGTACCCGCTTCGCTCAGGAACTTGTCCTTGTTCTCCGGGCTGCAGTCCTTCTTGCAGGTCTTCACAGCCACGTTGATCCGCTCCCCTTTCTGCAAagagaaggaggggtgggggctGCTTTACCCGGCTCCCCCCGGCCATGGAGaaggcgggcagggcagggagagggcaggacaCTCACTGGGGTGGTGTAGATCCCATCGTAGACCTCTCCGAAGAAGCCTTCTCCAAGGATCCTGCCCAACGTGACGTCCTCCCGGGAGATCCCGTAGTGCTGGACTTCAcggacaggggagcagggcagaagtGGCAGCACCAGCGGGCGGGAAGCTGCCTGgacccctgcccaccccgtggACAGAGCCCCCACGCTAAGCGGGAGACGTTGGCGATCCCTGGGTACCGGCCCGCTCCATCACCCCCTCGGCAAGGACCCACAGGTCCTGCCCCCTGGCACACGGGGTGATGCCAGCTCCTTTAGCCCCTCTGCGGGGTAAGGTGGGCAGTGCAGGCAAACCCTTGTTCCCAGCTTTggggggatggggtgggaaattggggtgggcagggggaggtgggagggtTTGGTTGGGGTGCTGGGAGGCGGGCAAGAGGGCACCCAGGGGGGTGGCACCTACCTCCAGACCTCGGTCTTGAAGACTCATCAGGGATTTCAGCATAAATATCGGAGTCTAGGGCAAGAAGGAGGTTGCAGGCAGGGATTCAGGCAGCTCGCCGGGCAGGGGGGTTTCTGCAGCCCCTGCAGGCACCACGGCCGGCCCTCGCCCAGGATGCTCGGCTGCATCGCGACCCCCCAGGCAAAGGGGGTCCCCAAATCCCCGTGCACTGGTGTTCCACAGCcctgcctccatcccctgggctggtgggaaggggggagaggagccGAAAACTCACCCACGCTCACGCTGTCCGACAGCGTGGACTGCCTTTCCTCCAGGTGcctgtggggtgggaggaggtcGGGGtgagggagcagggtgggggggcaGGACGGGGTCCTAGCCCCGCTCCGGGGCCAGGGGCTACTCACGGGGCCGGGATCTGCGGCAGGCTGATCCTCTTCTCCCGCTCTGCGGAGAGGACAGCAGAACAGTCATTTCCCGGCCACCCCCATCAGAGCCTGACAGGCGCTGGGCCCCCCCGCAATGCCTTGACCACACGTGCAGTGAGTTTGGCGGGTCTCAGCTGGGGTCACTCCAAAGCCACGGGCGATGCTGTGGCCATGGAGAGAgtggagaagggcttgggggGGCACGGGTGGGTACCCTGCTGGGGTCGGTGCCCCCCAGGGAGCTCACCTCTCCTGGGGAAGACGATGAGGGAGGTTTCCAAGTCCCCTTGCAGCCGGCAGTAGCCGTCGATGAGGTCGGCCATGTTCTCCGCCTCGGCCAGAGAAGCTGTCTTGATAGCCAGGGACTGGGGGAGatggcagggacagggggacgggtgagcccagagctggggcagggggatgctggGACGGGGGGGGGTCCCCCCCTTCTCTCCACCTTGGGGTAGCTCGGTGACCAcccccctgctctgcagcagatcCCAGTTTCTCCAGCATCGTCCTTCCCAGCACCCCAGGACACGCCGGCCAACACGCCCggcaccaaccccccccccccgggcaggggTGGACCCTTGGGGCAGGGGCACCCCCAGGGAAGCTTGGACATGCCCTGCTTTGGGGGAGAGTCTCCCCTCAGccggggctggaggcaggagctCTCTCGGTAGAAACGGAGCCATCCACCAAGTCCTGCCTAACCCACAGGGATGCGATGCCTCCCCATGGCACTGGGGGatcccccatcccacccacacCCCCCAGCACCTGGGGCACACCCCCCCCTGCAATGCCTTCTCACCTGGGGGGTGCCActgagccccagctgcagcacagcccgGCCCTCCTCCACACTGGAGCACTTGATGGACTTGATGTGCTTGAATTCGGCCAAGCACgtgggctggggagagaggcagagccCCGGCGTCGACTTTAATCACCGACTTAAGAGCAGagacccccccccctccccatccagCACCCAACACCCCCATCCCCCCGTACCTTGGCCTCCTTGCTCGTCATCTGCCGGATGCCCTTGGGTCCAATGACCAGGTCCACTGTGATGTTCCACCCTTGCTGGGGGGGCAGCAGAAGGAGGATGCaaattttgggggggagggtgtaCCCCCAGAGCCAGGTCGCCCCCCCTCAACCTGCTGCACCCTGGGAAAAAATCACCTTCCCGGAGGGACTTGGAGAGAGGATGGTTTGGAGCAGGGATGGTGGGTGGTGCAAGGCAAGGAGCCCAGTGTgggtgtttttcctcctcctggccccaAAGGGGTTCCCAGCGCTCCTGGTTTGCCGCCTTCTCGCCCCAAAGGGGTTCAGCAAACTTCAGGCACTGGTTCGCACACAGCGGGCTTGGACCCCTGGCTGTGGAAGGTCCCCAGAGCCCCcgctgcacccccagcccctctcagCAATCAGCATCCTCCAAAAAGGCCCCCCCAAGATCTCCCCCCgctgtggggaggggagagatgcTCAGCTTCCCCTCGGGGAGgtgatgccgggggggggggggctgcaggatcAGCAATCCCCTCCCCAGAGGATTTTGGGTTTGTGCCTCCCTTGGGGGACAGCGAGTGATTTCCAAACCTTGGAAACTCCCCGCGGGGTCTCCCCTGAGCTCAGCGTGGCCGAGCTCCTCTCCAAGCCTGGGTActgtggcagggagcagcccacaGCAGGGTGGCTTTGTCCACGCTGCCACCTGCGAGCATCCCGCTCTGCACCGCCCAAACGGTGCCAGGGGATGCTTCGGGTGGCAGCCCGCTGCCCCGCCGTGCAGGGTTAATTAACAGCTTAAGAGCACTGATGACCGTGGTTGCATCTCTAGCAAGACTTTGCTGGGTTTAAGGGCACGGGGCATGCAGTCTCAAACACCAGCTCGTGATGGAGGTTGTCCTCATCCTGCACTGTCCCCCCTGCACACTgcctggcccggggaggggggggcacagccaatgCGCCTGGCCCCAGAGCACCCTGGGCAGGTGGACGcgctcccatcccatcccatcccatctcatcccatcccatctcatcccatctcatcccatcccatcccattcgGCGGACTCACGATGAGCTCGCAGCGGTAGCTCTCCTGGTCGATGTTGGCGAAGGTGGCGAGGGTGTGGAGGAACTTGAGGATGCACTCCTCCTCCCGCAGCAGCGCGTACTGCTGGAAGGTCTGCTGGATCATCTTCCGAAACTGCTTGGGCTGTGGGCACAGCGGCCGCTAGCCACGCCGGGCACGTGCCAGGCACGCAGCGGGGATGTGGGGTGCAGAGGGTGTGAGCTGCACACAGATACAGGCACGCACACGGACACAGGCACGCACACAGACATGGGCATGCACATGGACACGGGCACACACACGGACATGGGCACGCACACGGACACGGGCACGGACACGGGCATGCACACAGACACGTGCATGCACATGGACACGGGCACACACACGGACATGGGCACGCACACGGACACGGGCATGGACACGGGCATGCACACAGACACGTGCATGCACATGGACATGGGCACACACACGGACATGGGCACGCACACAGACACGGGCATGCACACGGATACAGGCACAGACACGGGCACACACATGGACACGGGCACACACATGGACACGGGCATGCACACggacacaggcacacacacagacacaggcaCGCACATGGACACGGGCACGCACATGGACACGGGCACACACACGGACATGGGCACGCACGCACTCACCTGCAAATATGAATATGCACCCACAAATATGCACATGCATCTGTGTGCACGCCCATGCATGTCCACACGTGTGCACGTGCCAGCATGCCTCCGTGTGCGCATGCTCGCTCACGTGTACTCGAGCGTGGGcagatgtgcatgcacatgtgtgcgCAAGCCAATGTGTGCACAAACAGCCACATGCGTGCATGCCTACGCGCACATGCGTGTGCATGCAGATGCATCATCACGCGTGAGCAGATGTGCCTGCATGCGTACATCTGCATAGATATACATGCATACGTATGCACATGCATGCAAATACACCTTCACATGTGTGAGCAGACGTGCCTATACGTGCAAATCCACCCGTGCACACTGATATGCACAGGAGCACACACAGCCCTGCATGTgaatgcacacacagagggagaCGCAACTTCACAAGTGCGGGCAGATGTGCACGTACATGTGTGTGCAAGCCCACGCACGCACACCGATGCGCACACCTGGCCCCATATGTGCATGTATACGCACATGCACACGGGTGTGGGCATGCAGATACGTCTTCACGTGTGTGAGCACAACCGCACACGTGCACAAGTGCAGGCGGCTGTGCACACACGTGCAAATCTATGCGCACACTTCGATGCGCGCACATGAGCACCCCCAGCCACGTCCGTGCACGCTCACGCACCTTGCACTCatgcacccagccctgcctgtccgCACCCACACACGTCCCTCACCTTCAGGTTCTCCTGCATCTGGCTGGGGAAGAAGAGGTCCAGACCCACCTCCTTCCTGGAGAGCAGAGACCCCCGTGCGCATTAACAGCCCCGCGGGGACCCCCACTCCCGGGGCTGGGCGGGGGcctccctggggagctgcagaccggggaaggggtggggggggggatgcacCAAGCAAAGTGGGTGCCGAGGGGCAAGGGGGACCTCCTGGGGGAGAAGCCGCCCACCCAGCGCAGGGTGAAAGGTTCCCGTCTCCCCCTCCTCGCACCCTCCCCGtcagcagggcaggaggatgAGGGGCTGCGGGAGGATGAGGAActgcaggaggatgaggaaggcCATCTGCAGATCCCCAGCCCCTCAGGACCGGCTGGACGGGGAGGGGGGGTTAGGGGTAAGGGGTTTTCTGCCCAGCGGGACGGGCTGTGCCTACTCACTCCAGGAACTCGAAGTTGGACTTCTTATCCAGCGCGTTTTGAGGCATGTCCTTATAAAACCTCCTGAGAGAAGGGAGGGACATCAGACAGCCGCCCTGCGCTCACGTCCCCCCCGCCACGTCCCCCCACCACGGCAAAGAAAGAGCTGGAAACTCCCTTCTCTCCTGCAAAACCCTCCACGGCCCCAGACCCCGctccccccatcctccccagccctcccactGCAGCAGACGGGCCAGGACAGGTGGAGGCACGTACCTGAGCTCGaggcagcccagctgcagggccATGCCTTCGCTCACCTTGCTGGCGTAATTCTGCATGTACTCGCTCCGGAGCTGCCGAGGAGACGCGGGGGTCAGGAGGCGGAGGGGACGCTGGCAGGGGATGCTGGCAGGGGACGCTGGCAGGGGATGCTGGCAGGGGACGCTGGCAGGGGATGCTCACAGGGGATGCTCACAGGGTCCACACCCTCCCGCATCCCgtgctgggatgcagcaggggCAGGAGCGGGGTGAAGGGGCTGGGACTGGCTGTCCCTGATGGAGATGGGATGCGGATGCGACCACAGGGGCTGCCCGTCAGCAGCCCAGGGTGAAGGTGAATGGGCTGCAAGGTCTTGGACCTCTTGGGAGTCACTTTTTCTGGGCCGGAGAGGAGGAAAcgccctcctggagctggggggTGGGTCAGCTGGAGAGCAGACCTGGCTGGGGCTAGGAGACCCCCGGGGCCGCCTCTGACCTGCTGGTAGAAGTAGAGCAAGGTGGTCCTGTCCTCTTTGAATCGCTCCACGAAATCCTCTGGCAGATAGCGGATCTGGAGATCGTACCTGGCAACAGGAGAGTCCCTCGATGAGGACCATGCTGGAGGAGCTTTCCCTCTaatggggctctgtgcccctgtcCCATGTGGGTTTGGGGACACGGAGAGGGACACCACCACCATGGGGTCCTACCTCCACTCAGCCTCCAGGTGCAGGCACTCGTACTTCTCCTGCACTTCGCCCACCGTCAGGTCTGGGTGCAACCAGTGGATCTCGTCCGACTTCACATGTTTCAGGCGGAGCCCATAGCACTCGGCCAGCTTGATGTCAGGCCCGATGCGACCGCTCACCAGGATGGACCTGATCACCTCCTGGGGTGGAAAGGAGCAGGGCTGAGACCCGAGCTTCCCCAGCCGGGCTCCAGATGAGCTTTACATAgcaggaaaatgaggaggaaataCAGCACAACCGCAACACAAATGTCCCTGGAGTGAAAACACAGCCCCGGGCACAGTCATCAGCCCCAGCGGTCTCCATGTGAAGCCTCCAAAGATGCCTCCAGCTTGCTCTGCAACAACCCACAGGCTGAACATGTCTCATCCAACCTCCCAGAGATGTTTTGGTCGGGGATAAAAGCCCAGCTGGGTCATTTCCACCCTTCCTTACGCCTCAGCTGAGCTACACCCGATGCACGGCATCGGTTGCGAGCAGGTAGCAAAGCAGACACCATTGTTGCCGGTGAGCTTGCAGTGCAGCTTGTTTCTCCTGCCCCAGAACTGGAGCAGTGCGGGCAGGGAGTGCCCAGGACCCTGCCCGGCCTCTGCTCTCACTCTGGCCGCCGAAAAGCCAACTAAAAGCTGATGGTTATTAACACAATCAGTGGCCAAGCTGTCCTCGAGGAGTGACCGCCGCCGGCTTGCTCCACTCCTGTGTCCTGCTGGCTGCGCTCCCATCCCTGTGTTGGGGACAGCCAGACCGTTGCCATTTCATGGCTTCACTTGCATTTCCCCTCCCCAGGCATCTCCTTCCCAGCCTGATGAGTCCTCTCCCGCTCCGACCCCTCCTCTGAAACCTTCTGCTATGCCCACAACCTCCTCCTGGAGGTGAGAGGAGGGCgacagccctgtccccctccacGTCCCACCAGTTGAGGAACAACCCTCAGCTCAGCTGTACTTTGGTCGCCTCCCTGTGACTTCATCGCAATGCACTGTCCCGAGGACCTTGCCCCAGGAGAAGGCACAGCATCACCCATTGCACCCAGGGCCTGCATCCCTCCTGGTGGACACCAACCCTGCAGCACCCAAGCGCAGAGCTGGCGCTGGCCGGCAGGTCCCCAGCGCCCACACATCTTCCcctggctgggaagctgcaggaCGCCAGGTAGGAAGGGTGAGGAGCACATTTCCAGCCCAAAGCCACCATGTCCATGATGGAAAGGCACCAATAGCACCTTTTCTGTCCACCCAGCCCCATGTCCCCACAAGCAAAGGTCAGAAGTGGGATGCAGAAGTCCcagtggggtgggaggaaggaccTGGGTCCTGGCTTGCAGTACAGGCCAGAGAGCAAGAGGTGCTGCTGGCCTCGGAGCTGGGTGCACCCCCGGGGTGCCTAGGGGTGGCAGAGTCACCTGAGCAAGGCAGTGACACCACGACGTGGCCATGGGGAAATGCTGAGGGCTTGGGGCTGTGAAGGTCACTGTCCCCCTCACCACTGAGGACCCGTGGCCGTGCAGGTCAGCGGGGACGGAGGCAAGGtggggacccagctcctgccgGTCCCCAGCCTTCTCCTGGCATTGCGGGCTGAGCCCCAGCTCCGCAAGGCACCGTCGTGTCCCAAATCCACTTGTCCTCTGGCCTCCTCCCATTGCTGCCTGCACCGCTGTGCCCAAGGAAGTCTTCTCCAGGGCGAGATGAACCGTGGCCTGGAAACTCCGCTTTGGTGCCCACAAAGGAGACCAGCAGCAACTTGCCGGGGCCGATCCTCGCTGCAGGAATTGGCAGCGGGGACGACGAGCCCTCGCCCTTTCCAAACTCCCCTGGGCCACCAGAGATGGACAAATTTTCTCTCTATCCTCCAGGTTTTGGTGCTTCTCAGCCACAGGGCTCTGGGGGCTACCATGCCATGGGAAAGGGTGTCTGGAAGGGAGCTAGCTCTGATGCCGGGTGGACAAAACGgccccctctcccctgccttgTCCACCCCCCTGCCCACGTACCCGGATCTCCGTCGTCACGGGGCACTTCACCAGCTTGAAGTTCTTGCCCATGTTGAAGCTGTTGCTGTAGAAGCAGACCTTGAGGATGCGCATCTCCTCCTTATCCATCTCCAACGTCCCCATGC
Coding sequences within it:
- the PTK2B gene encoding protein-tyrosine kinase 2-beta isoform X3, coding for MSAIPEALGRPRSSSSRSLAGTLEATVGMGTLEMDKEEMRILKVCFYSNSFNMGKNFKLVKCPVTTEIREVIRSILVSGRIGPDIKLAECYGLRLKHVKSDEIHWLHPDLTVGEVQEKYECLHLEAEWRYDLQIRYLPEDFVERFKEDRTTLLYFYQQLRSEYMQNYASKVSEGMALQLGCLELRRFYKDMPQNALDKKSNFEFLEKEVGLDLFFPSQMQENLKPKQFRKMIQQTFQQYALLREEECILKFLHTLATFANIDQESYRCELIQGWNITVDLVIGPKGIRQMTSKEAKPTCLAEFKHIKSIKCSSVEEGRAVLQLGLSGTPQSLAIKTASLAEAENMADLIDGYCRLQGDLETSLIVFPRREREKRISLPQIPAPHLEERQSTLSDSVSVDSDIYAEIPDESSRPRSGVQHYGISREDVTLGRILGEGFFGEVYDGIYTTPKGERINVAVKTCKKDCSPENKDKFLSEAVLMKKLDHPHIVKLIGIAEEEPTWIIMELYPYGELGQYLEQNKHCLTVPTLVLYALQISKALAYLEAINCVHRDIAVRNVLVASPECVKLGDFGLSRYIEDEEYYKASVTRLPIKWMSPESINFRRFTTASDVWMFAVCMWEILSYGKQPFFWLENKDVIGVLERGDRLPKPDLCPPVLYTLMTRCWDYDPSERPKFKDLVCNLSDIYLMEKELAKEQERNNRHRPPKIMEPPSFQEPPPKPSRPRYKPPPQSNLLAPKLQFQVPEGLCASSPTLTSPIEYQSPANSLHTPPLNRHNVFKRHSMREEDFLRPSSREEAQKLWEIERLKMRQVLDKQQKQMVEDYQWLRQEEKSLDPTVFMNNSAPLLLPEKETDYNGIAEFTGPPQKPPRLGAQSIHPAPTANLDRTDDTVYSNVMDLVQAVLQLKNEISLLPPEGYILVVKNVGLSLRKLIGSVDEILPILPAASRTEIEGTQKLLNKDLADLINKMRLAQQNAITSLSEECKRQMLTASHTLAVDAKNLLDAVDQAKVQANLVKLCLE
- the PTK2B gene encoding protein-tyrosine kinase 2-beta isoform X2, translated to MGWLSRLFNQLSWKGCSAPSAPGVVRMSAIPEALGRPRSSSSRSLAGTLEATVGMGTLEMDKEEMRILKVCFYSNSFNMGKNFKLVKCPVTTEIREVIRSILVSGRIGPDIKLAECYGLRLKHVKSDEIHWLHPDLTVGEVQEKYECLHLEAEWRYDLQIRYLPEDFVERFKEDRTTLLYFYQQLRSEYMQNYASKVSEGMALQLGCLELRRFYKDMPQNALDKKSNFEFLEKEVGLDLFFPSQMQENLKPKQFRKMIQQTFQQYALLREEECILKFLHTLATFANIDQESYRCELIQGWNITVDLVIGPKGIRQMTSKEAKPTCLAEFKHIKSIKCSSVEEGRAVLQLGLSGTPQSLAIKTASLAEAENMADLIDGYCRLQGDLETSLIVFPRREREKRISLPQIPAPHLEERQSTLSDSVSVDSDIYAEIPDESSRPRSGVQHYGISREDVTLGRILGEGFFGEVYDGIYTTPKGERINVAVKTCKKDCSPENKDKFLSEAVLMKKLDHPHIVKLIGIAEEEPTWIIMELYPYGELGQYLEQNKHCLTVPTLVLYALQISKALAYLEAINCVHRDIAVRNVLVASPECVKLGDFGLSRYIEDEEYYKASVTRLPIKWMSPESINFRRFTTASDVWMFAVCMWEILSYGKQPFFWLENKDVIGVLERGDRLPKPDLCPPVLYTLMTRCWDYDPSERPKFKDLVCNLSDIYLMEKELAKEQERNNRHRPPKIMEPPSFQEPPPKPSRPRYKPPPQSNLLAPKLQFQVPEGLCASSPTLTSPIEYQSPANSLHTPPLNRHNVFKRHSMREEDFLRPSSREEAQKLWEIERLKMRQVLDKQQKQMVEDYQWLRQEEKSLDPTVFMNNSAPLLLPEKETDYTEFTGPPQKPPRLGAQSIHPAPTANLDRTDDTVYSNVMDLVQAVLQLKNEISLLPPEGYILVVKNVGLSLRKLIGSVDEILPILPAASRTEIEGTQKLLNKDLADLINKMRLAQQNAITSLSEECKRQMLTASHTLAVDAKNLLDAVDQAKVQANLVKLCLE